Proteins encoded by one window of Cannabis sativa cultivar Pink pepper isolate KNU-18-1 chromosome 4, ASM2916894v1, whole genome shotgun sequence:
- the LOC115699986 gene encoding protein FAR-RED IMPAIRED RESPONSE 1, translating to MSGKKPKTILTDQDAAMAEALGSQWPQTYHRLCIWHIYQNAAKNLSTVFERFREFSKEFSNCIYDYDEESEFIEAWNKMLAKYGLEDNKWLKKMYNLREKWALVYGRETFCADMTTTQRSESMNNAIKGYVSYKHNLLRFFENFERLLESRRYEELQADFRATQTKMKLSFEVEILKHGASLYTPTMTNMFQTQVCESYDCAMTLCGENETLSKYKVVPAKKRYLHHTVHFDSTDNTVTCSCKKFEFTGILCSHALKVLSAKNVMKIPLHYILKRWTKDAKFGDELENDVQHVYNKDPKVNMANRYREICRFITHIATKASGDEKNYDYAISGFRNILEGLKKIEIGNTSSNDQVCSQKNENQLSGRDEEINNIKGVKLKGKFRGKSTRHKSALEKATKKKKQVKHQKLPTHEVIFSFLFSLSFFFFNFFLSSIFTIFVFMLYVQGNFIGNKQFTFEDSFTQALPNLQSHLSVPLHYNQSLFHVNQHESEFTHKDSSTTTSMMELLQQTHSFSTRNHI from the exons ATGTCGGGGAAGAAACCAAAGACGATTCTTACTGATCAAGATGCCGCCATGGCTGAAGCACTAGGTTCTCAATGGCCACAAACATATCATCGCTTGTGTATTTGGCACATATATCAAAATGCAGCAAAGAATCTTAGTACTGTATTTGAACGATTTCGAGAATTTTCAAAAGAATTTAGCAACTGCATATATGATTATGATGAAGAAAGTGAATTTATTGAGGCTTGGAATAAGATGCTAGCGAAATATGGTCTTGAAGATAATAAATGGTTGAAAAAGATGTACAATTTAAGAGAAAAATGGGCTTTGGTGTATGGTAGAGAGACATTTTGTGCTGATATGACAACTACCCAGAGAAGTGAGAGTATGAACAATGCAATAAAAGGTTACGTAAGCTACAAACATAACCTTTTACGGTTTTTTGAGAACTTTGAAAGATTGCTTGAGAGTCGTCGCTATGAAGAGTTGCAAGCTGATTTTAGAGCAACCCAAACTAAAATGAAATTATCATTTGAAGTTGAAATTTTAAAGCACGGGGCAAGCTTATACACTCCAACAATGACCAACATGTTTCAAACtcaagtatgtgaaagttaTGATTGTGCAATGACTTTATGTGGTGAGAATGAGACATTGTCAAAGTACAAAGTTGTCCCAGCAAAGAAAAGGTATCTCCATCATACTGTTCACTTTGATTCAACTGATAATACTGTGACATGTTCTTGCAAAAAGTTTGAGTTTACAGGTATATTATGCTCACATGCTCTTAAAGTTTTGTCTGCAAAAAATGTAATGAAAATTCCTCTccattatattttgaaaagatGGACAAAAGATGCAAAATTTGGAGATGAATTAGAAAATGATGTGCAACATGTATACAATAAAGATCCTAAAGTCAACATGGCAAATCGTTATCGAGAGATTTGTAGATTTATAACTCATATAGCAACAAAGGCATCCGGGGATGAAAAAAACTATGATTATGCTATCAGTGGTTTTAGAAATATTTTGGAAGgtttgaaaaaaattgaaattggaAATACTAGTTCAAATGACCAAGTATGTTCCCAAAAGAATGAGAATCAACTTTCTGGAAGAGATGAAGAGATCAACAATATCAAAGGAGTgaaattaaaaggaaaatttcgTGGCAAATCTACAAGACATAAAAGTGCTCTTGAGAAAgctacaaaaaagaaaaaacaagtaAAACACCAAAAGTTACCTACACATGaggtaattttttcttttttgttctctctctctttttttttttttaatttttttctaagtagtatttttacaatatttgtCTTTATGTTATATGTTCAGGGTAATTTTATTGGAaataagcaatttacttttgaAGACTCATTTACTCAAGCTTTGCCAAATTTACAATCACATCTCTCAGTGCCATTACACTACAACCAATCCTTATTTCATGTTAACCAA CATGAGAGTGAGTTCACTCATAAAGATTCAAGTACAACAACCAGCATGATGGAATTATTACAACAG ACACATTCATTCTCTACAAGAAACCATATCTAA